The DNA segment GGTGCCTTCCTTCGGGCCCCAGGACGGGCGGTTACTGATCGTTGGCCTCGCCCCGGGACTACGTGGCGCCAACCGCACCGGACGCCCCTTCACGGGGGACTACGCCGGGGAGCTTCTGTACGACACGCTGATCAGGTTCGGTTTCGCAACGGGGCGCTTCGAGGCGCGGCCTGATGACACTTTACGTCTCGTCGATGCCCGTCTCACCAACGCGGTGCGCTGCGTCCCGCCCGAGAACAAGCCGACAACGGAGGAAATGCGCACATGCCGTCCATTCCTCGCGGCGACCATCGGACTGCTGCCGCGCCTCAGCGCGATCGTCGCACTGGGCAAGATTGCCCATGACCAGGTTCTCGCTGCGCACGGAGAGAAGCTCAGTCATCACAAATTCGGGCATGGCGCGGTGCATCGGATCGGCGATCTTACGCTCTTCGACAGCTATCATTGCTCTCGATACAACACCAACACGGGCGTCCTGACGCCTGCAATGTTCCATGCCGTCTTCGCCAAAGTGCGCGCACACATCGACGCTCTGGCCTAGTTCACGCGCCGCCGTCTCAGGGGGCTACGGGCGCCCACAACACGTCTTCTATGCGCCGCGCTCCAGCCGCGAGCATCACCAAACGATCGAGACCAAGCGCGATTCCGGATGCCTCCGGCATCACGGCAAGCGCCGCCAGAAAGTCCTCGTCGATCGGGTAGCGCTCGCCATAAAGTCTCTCCTTCTCGTCCATCCACTGCACGAAGCGACGACGCTGTTCATGCGGGTCTGTCAGTTCACCAAATGCATTGGCCAACTCCACCCCGCACGCATACAGCTCGAAGCGCTCGGCCACACGTCCGTCCCCCGGCTTCGGCCGTGCCAGCGCCGCTTCAGAGATGGGATACTCATAGAGGATTGTCGCCCGCCCCTGCCCCAGATGCGGTTCGACTCTCTCCACCATCACCCGTGTGAAAACATCGGCCCAGCTGTCGTCAGGCGCGACCCTAATGCCGCTCGCGGCGGCGGCCTGCCATAACATGTCGCGCTCATTCCCGGCCTTATCAACGCTCGCCATGAGGTCGATACCCGCATGGCGGGTAAACGCGTCGGCAACGGTCAGGAGTTCAGGCGAAAGCTGAGGGTCGCAGCTCATGCCACCATAAGTGAACAGGGACGTGCCGGTCGCATTCGCCACCGCCCCTAGCAATGCGGCGCAGTCTTCCATCAACGAGTGGTAACGCTCGTCCGTCCGATACCATTCGAGCATGGTGAATTCGGGATGGTGGAGCGCCGTCCGCTCACCGTTTCGAAACACCCGAGCGAGGGTGAACAGGCGCGTTTCACCCGCCGCCAAGAGCTTCTTTGCCGTGAACTCCGGCGACGTGTGCAGGTAGCGTTTCGCCTGCGTGCCGTCCGGCGCTTCGAGCGTGGTGGCAAACGCTTTGAGGTGCGTCTCATTGCCTGGCGATATCTGAAGAAGGGGCGTCTCCACCTCCACAAAATCCCGGGCGGCGAAGAAGGCGCGAATCGCCCCGATTACCCGCTGGCGCGCCATCAGGAACGGCCGCCGGTCCGCATGGATCGACGGCGACCACCAAGGAGAAGCGGGAACGGACATGGAAAGCTCCGGCGAGTTGGCCAGGCGGGGTTGCCAGGCGGGGTTGGCGGACGGGGTTGGCGGACGGCGGACACGCTTGTATAGGAGGCGCCAAATAGAATCCCGGTCATGCCGCACGAGGCGGCGCACCCAACAGCCAGAGGACCGAAATGGTCAAGGTCATTGCCAGCACATTGCGCAAGGGCAACGTCGTCGACATCGACGGCAAGCTCTACGTCGTGCTCACCGCCGACAACATCCACCCCGGCAAGGGCACGCCGGTCACCCAGATCGATATGCGGCGCATCTCGGACGGCGTGAAGATTTCCGAGCGCTACCGCACGACCGAACAGGTCGAACGCGCCCACGTCGAGGATCGCCCCCACACCTTCCTCTATTCGGATGGTGAAGGGTTTCACTTCATGAACCCCGACAATTACGACCAGGTGGCGGTGCATACCGACGTGGTCGGCGATCAGGCGCCCTATCTCCAGGAAGGCATGCAGGTCATGCTGAAGATCCACGACGGTAACGGCATCGCCATCGAACTGCCTCAACGCGTGGTGCTGGAAGTGGTGGAGACCGAGCCGGCGATGAAGGGCCAGACGGCCTCGTCCTCCTACAAGCCGGCCGTGCTTTCCAACGGCGTGCGTTCCGCTGTGCCGCCGCATGTCAGCATCGGCACCCGCATTGTGGTGATGACCGCCGACGGGTCCTATGTCGAGCGCGCCAAGGACTGAACGGCGCTGATTTCCAAAGTGAAAAAGCCCGGGCAACGCCCGGGCTTTTCTATTAAATCCGATTTTCCTCAGCCCCTATCCCGCAACAATCTTTGCTTGTCGCGGGCCCAGTCCTTTTCCTTCAGCGCCTCACGTTTGTCATGGGCCTTTCGTCCGCGAGCGATCGCAAGCTCGACCTTGGCGCGCCCCTGCTCATTGAAATAGATGCGCAGCGGCACGACCGTCATGCCCTCACGCTCGACCGCCTGCCACAGCTTTGCGATCTCGCGCATGTGCAGCAGCAGTTTTCGCGGACGGCGCGGCTCATGGTTGAAACGGTTGGCCTGAAGGTATTCCGGGATGAAGGAATTATAGAGGATTGCCTCCCCGGACTTGGCCGAGACGTAGCTCTCTGCGACCGTCGCCTTCCCCTCGCGCAGGCTCTTCACCTCCGTCCCGGACAGCGCGATCCCCGCTTCGAATGTCTCGCCAATCTCATAATCAAACCGCGCCCGCCGGTTGTCGGCGACAACCTTGCGGGGCAGCTGTTTCTTTTCGGCCATGGCTCCAGCTCCGGACCGGAGCCTTCGCCCCGGACTAACGTCAGTTGATCAATCCTGCATGCCGCATGGCGGCCTGGACGATCTCCTTGGTCTTTGCACTTACCGGCACCATGGGAAGCCGGGCTTCGTCGGCGATCTTACCGAGAACGCTCAGTGCATATTTGGTGGGGCTTGGGTTGGTTTCAACGAACAACGCCTGAAACAGCGGGAACAGCCTGTCCTGGAGTTCAAGCGCGCCCTTGTAATCACCCGCTGCGCAGGCGTTGATCAGCTGTGCGCAGAGCTTTGGAGCCACATTCGAGGCCACGGAGATGCAGCCATCGCCGCCATGGGCCATGAATGCAAGCGCCGTAGCGTCCTCGCCGGAGAGCTGGTTGAATTCCGGCCCCATCGCCTGGCGCTGAAGGCTGACACGCACAAGGTTCGCGGTCGCATCCTTCACCCCAGCAATGTTCGGCAGCTCGTAAAGCCGTTGCATTGTCTCGACCGACATGTCGACGACCGACCGACCAGGAATGTTGTAGATGAAAATCGGGATGCCGATCGCGTCGTTAATGGCCCTGTAGTGCTGAAACAGCCCTTCCTGGCCCGGCTTGTTATAGTAGGGCGTCACCACGAGCACGGCGTCGGCCCCGGCCTGTTCCGCGTGACGCGCCAGGTCGATTGCTTCAAGCGTGTTGTTGGAACCTGCACCGGCGATCACCGGTACGCGGCCGGCCGCCTGTTCGACGGTCCACTCCACGACACGCTTGTGCTCATCATGGGTCACGGTCGGGCTCTCGCCGGTGGTCCCAACTGGCACGAGGCCGTGGATGCCTTCCGCGATCTGCCAATCGACAAGTCCGCGCAGTGCTTTCTCGTCGAGCGCGCCGTCGCGGAACGGCGTCACGAGCGCCGTAAAGGATCCACGGAAAGGCAGAGAATGCGGCATGGCGCGCTCCTGGAATTTTCTCTTCTTTGTCGCGGGCCAGGGATTGGGCTCTCGCGAAGGGTGCATGAGATATCGCGTCAGCGCGCCGGAAGAAAGGGCCTAGTTGCCTCATTGCCCAACGAGCAGGGCGCCCTGCCCCCATTTTGCCCGGTTGCCACGGCATAAATAGCCAGATGCACGGTGCCGGATTGACCACGCCACAGCGTGGTTAGCAATTCGTCAATCAGATCGCGTGACAATCGAGCAAGACGCAGTTCCGAACCGGCCGCTTCGGAGCAGCAAGGACCCAAAGGTGCGCACCCCTGGTTTCGGCGCATTATCGGTACCGTTCACAGCGTCCGTCAGTCGAAGCGTCGGGAGTGCGTAGTTCATGAGCGAATTCAGCAGCGGGCATCGGTGTAAGACCGGATCGGCGCTAACTTCGTCGCGCACGAGCCGTCGACTGGCCGTCCTGCCACTCGCGGCAATTCTCCTCGCTTCGTCCACCAGCATTTTCACGGTTTACGCGGCCAGCGCCACTCCGCGCCCCGTTCCCAAGCCCCACGCGAAGCCGGTAGCCGCGAGATCAGCATCGAACGTACCATCGCCTCCCAGCAAGCCCTCGGTGGAGGCCGCCGTTGAAGCGGAGGCGACTGGCAAGGCCTCGCTTCCGGTTCCCGTGTTGTCCGGCGCCATGGGCGACCTGAAGCAAGCAGTGTCCTTCGTCGAAAATGGACAGAGCGCCCAAGCCCTCGACATGGCGGACAGGATGCGGGACCCCGGCTCGCAGGCATTGGTGCGGTGGCTCGCGCTTCGGGTGACCGCGAGGGATGTTGGCTTCGATCGGGCGATCGCGATTCTCGACGCTCATCCCACGCTGCCGACTCCCGTCGTCCTGCGCCGGCGACTGGAGTACCTGCTCTATGTGGAAAACAAGGATCCGCGCACCATCCTTAAGTTCTTCGCCGAGCAGCGTCCTTATTCGGGTGAGGGCAAGATCGCCTTGGCGCGGGCCCTGTTTGCCGCAGGCGATCAGGCTGCCGGCACCGCGTGGCTGCGCGATGCCTGGCGGGAGGATGCGCTATCCAGCGACATCGAATCGACCGTAATGGTCGAATTCGGCGGTGTACTGACAGCTGCGGACCACAAATATCGCGCCGACAAGCAGCTTTATGCTGAAGACGCCGACCGAGGCATGCGCGCCGCCAAACGCGCCGGCGATAATGTGGTGGCTCTCGCCAAGGCCCGCATTGCGCTTTTCTCACGCGGAGCCGGCGATCCGGCCAAGCTGCTTGCGGCCGTTCCCTCGTCCATGCGATCAGACCCGGCCTATATCTACACGGCCGCGAAGATCCAGCGCCGCGCCGGCAATGACGAGGCCGCAGCCAAGCTGCTCGCTGCCGCGCCGAAGGACCCCGCGCTTCTCGTCGATCCTGACGAATGGTGGATTGAACGCCGCCTGGTGGCGCGGGAGCTGCTCGACAAGGGCGAACCGAGTGCGGCTTATCGCGTGGCGCGCGACACTGTTCCGCCGGAGAACGAGCACAAGAGGTCTGACGCGCATTTCACCGCCGGATGGATTGCGC comes from the Ancylobacter pratisalsi genome and includes:
- a CDS encoding uracil-DNA glycosylase; translation: MALASATPSPTAAEPPRNCPLCPRLVSFRETWRAAEPSWNNAPVPSFGPQDGRLLIVGLAPGLRGANRTGRPFTGDYAGELLYDTLIRFGFATGRFEARPDDTLRLVDARLTNAVRCVPPENKPTTEEMRTCRPFLAATIGLLPRLSAIVALGKIAHDQVLAAHGEKLSHHKFGHGAVHRIGDLTLFDSYHCSRYNTNTGVLTPAMFHAVFAKVRAHIDALA
- the epmA gene encoding EF-P lysine aminoacylase EpmA, producing the protein MSVPASPWWSPSIHADRRPFLMARQRVIGAIRAFFAARDFVEVETPLLQISPGNETHLKAFATTLEAPDGTQAKRYLHTSPEFTAKKLLAAGETRLFTLARVFRNGERTALHHPEFTMLEWYRTDERYHSLMEDCAALLGAVANATGTSLFTYGGMSCDPQLSPELLTVADAFTRHAGIDLMASVDKAGNERDMLWQAAAASGIRVAPDDSWADVFTRVMVERVEPHLGQGRATILYEYPISEAALARPKPGDGRVAERFELYACGVELANAFGELTDPHEQRRRFVQWMDEKERLYGERYPIDEDFLAALAVMPEASGIALGLDRLVMLAAGARRIEDVLWAPVAP
- the efp gene encoding elongation factor P, with the translated sequence MVKVIASTLRKGNVVDIDGKLYVVLTADNIHPGKGTPVTQIDMRRISDGVKISERYRTTEQVERAHVEDRPHTFLYSDGEGFHFMNPDNYDQVAVHTDVVGDQAPYLQEGMQVMLKIHDGNGIAIELPQRVVLEVVETEPAMKGQTASSSYKPAVLSNGVRSAVPPHVSIGTRIVVMTADGSYVERAKD
- the smpB gene encoding SsrA-binding protein SmpB produces the protein MAEKKQLPRKVVADNRRARFDYEIGETFEAGIALSGTEVKSLREGKATVAESYVSAKSGEAILYNSFIPEYLQANRFNHEPRRPRKLLLHMREIAKLWQAVEREGMTVVPLRIYFNEQGRAKVELAIARGRKAHDKREALKEKDWARDKQRLLRDRG
- the dapA gene encoding 4-hydroxy-tetrahydrodipicolinate synthase; translation: MPHSLPFRGSFTALVTPFRDGALDEKALRGLVDWQIAEGIHGLVPVGTTGESPTVTHDEHKRVVEWTVEQAAGRVPVIAGAGSNNTLEAIDLARHAEQAGADAVLVVTPYYNKPGQEGLFQHYRAINDAIGIPIFIYNIPGRSVVDMSVETMQRLYELPNIAGVKDATANLVRVSLQRQAMGPEFNQLSGEDATALAFMAHGGDGCISVASNVAPKLCAQLINACAAGDYKGALELQDRLFPLFQALFVETNPSPTKYALSVLGKIADEARLPMVPVSAKTKEIVQAAMRHAGLIN
- a CDS encoding lytic transglycosylase domain-containing protein gives rise to the protein MSEFSSGHRCKTGSALTSSRTSRRLAVLPLAAILLASSTSIFTVYAASATPRPVPKPHAKPVAARSASNVPSPPSKPSVEAAVEAEATGKASLPVPVLSGAMGDLKQAVSFVENGQSAQALDMADRMRDPGSQALVRWLALRVTARDVGFDRAIAILDAHPTLPTPVVLRRRLEYLLYVENKDPRTILKFFAEQRPYSGEGKIALARALFAAGDQAAGTAWLRDAWREDALSSDIESTVMVEFGGVLTAADHKYRADKQLYAEDADRGMRAAKRAGDNVVALAKARIALFSRGAGDPAKLLAAVPSSMRSDPAYIYTAAKIQRRAGNDEAAAKLLAAAPKDPALLVDPDEWWIERRLVARELLDKGEPSAAYRVARDTVPPENEHKRSDAHFTAGWIALRFLNDPKTALQHFARVAEGQSHPATISRGYYWQGRAWEALGSTANARGQYEAAAAYSTAYYGQLARARLGVSDVRVRAAPPANVIQRAAFNADEGVMIFRLLQKLDKSSLSLSLAYDLAERLPDSGQLGLLAALAKADGDARTMTTIGKIALGRGFALEAEAYPTIGIPKYQPITDNVDLALVYAIARQESMFNASARSHAGATGLMQVMPATGKTIARRNGVKFTPAQLNNPSVNVQFGAAELRSLLDNYQNNYVLTFAGYNAGRGNVAKWIAQYGDPRDPSVDPIDWVERIPYSETRNYVQRVMENAQVYKARFGSRTTLQIEADLRGARL